One region of Natronorubrum aibiense genomic DNA includes:
- the yjjX gene encoding inosine/xanthosine triphosphatase: MDVAVGSTNPVKIDAVERTLERFDPTVTAVAVDSGVPEQPWSIDETVTGADTRARRALEATGADYGVGLEGGVARLEGVPGLSLIMWAAVTDGERLERGGGPTLPLPDDVATRLEAGAELGPVMDDRLGTDGIAKDEGAAGVLTAGLTSRAQALGEAVACAFGPFVADSDRSRPSR; this comes from the coding sequence ATGGACGTCGCAGTCGGAAGCACGAATCCGGTCAAGATCGACGCAGTCGAACGGACGCTCGAGCGATTCGACCCGACGGTGACCGCGGTCGCCGTCGACTCGGGTGTGCCCGAACAGCCGTGGTCGATCGACGAGACCGTAACGGGCGCCGATACCCGCGCCCGGCGAGCGCTCGAAGCGACCGGTGCTGACTACGGCGTCGGGCTCGAGGGTGGTGTCGCTCGCCTCGAGGGTGTCCCCGGACTGTCGCTAATCATGTGGGCCGCCGTCACCGACGGCGAGCGGCTCGAACGTGGTGGGGGACCTACACTGCCGCTTCCCGACGACGTTGCGACTCGGCTCGAGGCCGGGGCCGAACTGGGGCCGGTGATGGACGACCGGCTCGGAACCGATGGAATAGCCAAAGACGAGGGTGCTGCCGGCGTGCTCACAGCCGGACTGACGAGCCGGGCGCAGGCACTCGGGGAAGCGGTTGCCTGTGCGTTCGGGCCGTTCGTCGCCGACAGCGACCGTAGCCGTCCGAGCAGGTGA
- a CDS encoding DUF7123 family protein, with amino-acid sequence MSTAMATDLTSKQRRILQYLRDNAGTKTYFKSRLIGQELGMTAKEVGSNITALQNGNLDVEIEKWGYSSSTTWKVDI; translated from the coding sequence ATGAGCACTGCAATGGCCACCGACCTCACGAGCAAACAACGCCGGATCCTCCAGTATCTCCGAGATAACGCCGGAACGAAGACCTACTTCAAATCTCGGCTCATCGGACAGGAGTTGGGAATGACGGCGAAAGAGGTCGGCTCGAACATTACGGCGCTCCAGAACGGCAATCTCGACGTTGAAATCGAAAAGTGGGGCTACTCCTCGAGTACGACGTGGAAGGTCGATATATAA